Below is a window of Verrucomicrobiota bacterium DNA.
AAGCAACGGCTCCAATTGAGCCGGAACCCTGGCCCGAAAAGCCGACCCGTTTTCTCGTCGTCGTACCACTCGGCCCACGGCGTGCGTTCGCCGTCGGTTTTCTTGGCAAATTCCTCGAAGCTCGTCGCGCCGCTCAGTTCGTAGCGCACCTTCGGATAGGCGAGCATGACGACCCGCCCGCCCGGCCTGAGAAACGGCGTCAGCGCCGCCGCCTGCCGCCGGCTGAACTCGAACGGCGCGTGGTGCATCGAGCCGATGAACATGAACGCGTCGAACGGCGTGTCGAACTCGTAGTGAAAGAAGTCCTCGATGAACGTCGTGCGCGCCTCGACGCCCTTGAGCGCGCAGAGGCGGCGCACAAGCGCGAGGTTCTCCTCGACAATGTCGGCGAACGTCAGGCGCGCGCCGTGCTGCGCGAAGAAGATGCCGTCGATGCCGATGCCCGGCCCGACCTCAAGCACGTCCTTGCCTTCGAACTCGGGCGCGTAGAGATCCTGGAACCACCCGCGGATCTCGGGCACGCTGACCTCGCGGCGGCACCCTTCCCAGTACTCGAGCAGCGCGTCGTCGGGCCACTCGAGCAGGTTGGCGCTGAACGCACGGCCGCTTCGGGTTGACGGCACCTCGCGCCACTTGTCCCGCGTCCGGTGTTCGAACGCGGCATCGGTCGTGGCCGCGTCCGTCGTCTGGACATCGTGGGCCGGGTTCATCAGGTCTTTCACCACCACACGGCCTCCTTGTTGAACTGGCGCGTCGTCCAGAGGTGCTTCGTCGTCGGCGACGACGTATTCCCGATGCATCCGCGGCACGCCTCGGATACCGTCTCCTCGAGCATTCGGCGCCGGTACTCGATGTACTCCGGGCTATGCCAAATCTCGGGGAACGGCGTGTCTGCCGCGTACCCGGCGATCCAGGTGTCCTTGAGCCGGTACCAGCACGGGATCACCTCGCTGCCGCTGCCGATGTGGACATGCTGCGTGTTGCCGCAGAATCCAGGCTGACGCCACTTGAGCACCTGGCCGTTCTCGTCGAGCGCGTGGTAGCTCATCGGGTGACCGGGGATGAGATACTTATCGATCATGAGCTGCTCGTACGCCGCGCCTTGCCCGGGCCAGACGAGCACCGGCTTGATGCAGGCCGCGTCGGCACCCATCGCCTCGGCGTCGCGCCAGAACTGCTCGACCTCTTGTTGGTTCTTCTTATGGACAACCATCTGGAGGTGCACCTGCGCACCCCGGATGCCGCGCGCACGGCGCCGCTCGATGAAGCGAACAATGTTCGACTGGAGCTCGGAGAGCTTGCCCCGGCGCCGCGTGGTCTCATACGAGTCGCTGTCGCTGCTGTCGTAGGCAATGAGCAGGCGTGTCGGCTCGACGTCGAGCACGCGTTCGATGCGTTCTTCGGTAAGCAGTTGCGCATTGGTCGTGAGCGTCGTATGAATGCTCCGCCCGCCCGTCTCGGCGATAATCGCGTACACATCGTCGTTCATGAGCGGCTCGCCGCCCGTGAACTCGACCTCGGTGATGTACGCCTCCATATGCCGCCAGATCGCTCGGTAGTCGGCGGCGGATAGCTTCGGTGCGCGCCGGTACTTCGCCAGATCGGCAAGCACGCAGTACTCACATCGCAGCGGGCAGACCGACGCAACCTCGATGTTGATCTTCGTCGGCAGCAAGAATCGAAACTGGGACACTTTTTTGGCCAGCGCACGCGTCAACTCGGCAGGTGTGCGCCATGGAACCTTCTTCATTTCGGAGCGCAGCTTGCCGTCAAGGTCCGGACTGTCGCGCATGACCGCATCGGGCGACGTCCACTGCGCGCAGTACTCATTGATCGCGGCAACACACTCGTCGCCGCTCAGCCCGACCAGATCATCGCGGCTCCGGATTCCTGTCGTCGTGCCCACGGTCCCTCCTGATGCCTACTGAGCGCTTGTCGCGACGGAGCGTCGTCCGGCGACGGCGGCCGCGACGCGCTCGAGCTTGTCCTTGTTCGTCACCTCGTAGCCCCGGCCTTCGATGTCGCGGATGAAGGCGATGGCTCCCTCGAGCCCAAGCGGTTCGGACCGGCCGGCGCAGATGGCTTCAAAGCGGTCGGCTTCCTCGGCCACACCGTTGATGTCGAAGATGAACATGTTGTCGCCGCGGCAGGTCGCCGTGGGACACGGCAGCAGCGTCCGGGAGCCGGTGCAAAAAAAGGTCTGGTGAAGCGGTCCGGGGAAGGCGCTCGCGCAGCAGCACGGGATAACGCGCATCCGGCCGTCCATGTTGTAGCAGATGTAGTCCTGGCCGCCCCGGCATGGCATCCCGTGCGACTGGATCCCGTTGAAGAGCTGGAGCCCGTGGACGCCGAGCGTCACGCGGCCGAGAATGAACAGCACCTCGTCGAGCGTGTTCTCCTCGGGCAGTCTCCGACCCTGCCAATCGCCCTGAAGGATCGTCAACGCCGTTCCGGTTCCGGCGTCGCGCCATCGCGGCATCAAGGCATCTATCTGGCTGAAATCTTCCGGTGCGCCTATGTACTTGACGAAGTGTGGCAGCCGGCGCTCGCGAACGACATCCACGCGCTTGGCCAGATACTCGAACGTGATCCCCGCGGCGATGTGGTGGCTCACATTGACAAAGCCGATTCGCACCGGGTCCCAAACGTCGAACAACGCGGCAAGCCTCTCAACGGGCACACAGAGGTTTGTGTCGAAGGAGACGACGTGGCCGCAGGCGATCGCGCGTGAGACAAACGCTTCGACACCCGGATGGATAAGCGGCTCGCCGCCGCTCAGGTAGAAACTCGTCGGAGGGATGCGCTCGACCAGTTCGAGCACCTCCGGCTTCTGCAACGCGTCGACAGCATCGATATTGTCCGGTTGGCTCATGCGCCGCCAGTTGGCGGGACTCGAGCAGTAGGGACAGCGCAGGTTGCACGCCGGCGAGGCGAAGAGCTGGATCCACGGCATCGCCGCCAGCTCGCGCATTGTCGGCCGTTCGGCCCGAAGCGCCGTGGTACGCAATGACAAGCTCATCACGTCCAGCGGCCGCATCGGCTCTCCGCACCGGCACGGTGCGGCCTGTTCGGTATATCGCAGGGGCGCATCATAGTCTGACGGTGCTCCTTTGCCCGCTCAACTCCCAGATGTGGCACGTCTGCGTCGTCCCGTTCACAACAAAGAGCCGGCCATCGGCATAGGCGAGCCGCCGTGGCCTTCCGCCGACGGCGATTGCCGCCACGTACTCGAGCTCGGGCGAGAGCAGCAGGACCTCTTCACCAGCGTGGTTGGACACAGCGTAGCCCTCGTCGCCACAACGAACCATATGGAACGGCCAGTTGAGGCGGCCGATCTCGTCGCGGCTGATGCGGCGCCGAAGCGCACCATCGAAGTCATAGACATGGAGTTCGTGCCGGTCCCGGAGGGCGACGTACAGCTCACGACGTTCCGTCGACGAGCCGAGGTGCAGGCGCAGCCACAACGAGTCGCCCCACGAGGCGATCTCGGCGTTGGTCTGGGTGTCAAATAGAACGACGCGGCCTTCGGTGGTCGCGGCAAAGACAGCCCCCGGAGGCCCGCCGGCGATACCTGTAAGCGAACCGCGGCTAGCGAGCGCGATGCTCCCCGCCAGCGTCCCATCGAGCGTATAGCGCCAGATGCGATCGTCAACGCCAACGAGCAACTGCCCATCGTGGACGATGACATCCGGCAAATCAGTGAGCCGCCCGCTCAGCCCCTCGAGTTGACCGGCAGCCTGTTGCCGGCCCCCTTCGGGCGAAAACACGTGGATGCAGCGTTGCGCCGCGTCGGCCACGTAGACGACGCCACCATGCACGGC
It encodes the following:
- a CDS encoding class I SAM-dependent methyltransferase: MKDLMNPAHDVQTTDAATTDAAFEHRTRDKWREVPSTRSGRAFSANLLEWPDDALLEYWEGCRREVSVPEIRGWFQDLYAPEFEGKDVLEVGPGIGIDGIFFAQHGARLTFADIVEENLALVRRLCALKGVEARTTFIEDFFHYEFDTPFDAFMFIGSMHHAPFEFSRRQAAALTPFLRPGGRVVMLAYPKVRYELSGATSFEEFAKKTDGERTPWAEWYDDEKTGRLFGPGFRLNWSRCFGRKPTDFIWFDLTKVDAKDCKGEKAS
- a CDS encoding radical SAM protein; protein product: MGTTTGIRSRDDLVGLSGDECVAAINEYCAQWTSPDAVMRDSPDLDGKLRSEMKKVPWRTPAELTRALAKKVSQFRFLLPTKINIEVASVCPLRCEYCVLADLAKYRRAPKLSAADYRAIWRHMEAYITEVEFTGGEPLMNDDVYAIIAETGGRSIHTTLTTNAQLLTEERIERVLDVEPTRLLIAYDSSDSDSYETTRRRGKLSELQSNIVRFIERRRARGIRGAQVHLQMVVHKKNQQEVEQFWRDAEAMGADAACIKPVLVWPGQGAAYEQLMIDKYLIPGHPMSYHALDENGQVLKWRQPGFCGNTQHVHIGSGSEVIPCWYRLKDTWIAGYAADTPFPEIWHSPEYIEYRRRMLEETVSEACRGCIGNTSSPTTKHLWTTRQFNKEAVWW
- a CDS encoding radical SAM protein, with product MRPLDVMSLSLRTTALRAERPTMRELAAMPWIQLFASPACNLRCPYCSSPANWRRMSQPDNIDAVDALQKPEVLELVERIPPTSFYLSGGEPLIHPGVEAFVSRAIACGHVVSFDTNLCVPVERLAALFDVWDPVRIGFVNVSHHIAAGITFEYLAKRVDVVRERRLPHFVKYIGAPEDFSQIDALMPRWRDAGTGTALTILQGDWQGRRLPEENTLDEVLFILGRVTLGVHGLQLFNGIQSHGMPCRGGQDYICYNMDGRMRVIPCCCASAFPGPLHQTFFCTGSRTLLPCPTATCRGDNMFIFDINGVAEEADRFEAICAGRSEPLGLEGAIAFIRDIEGRGYEVTNKDKLERVAAAVAGRRSVATSAQ